A window of the Penaeus monodon isolate SGIC_2016 chromosome 11, NSTDA_Pmon_1, whole genome shotgun sequence genome harbors these coding sequences:
- the LOC119579039 gene encoding proline-rich protein 36-like (The sequence of the model RefSeq protein was modified relative to this genomic sequence to represent the inferred CDS: added 39 bases not found in genome assembly) — protein MPRDDARGHANRCVRAAEKAGTRKLDPFPDRVKSDTAKKKPPPPKISIQPGGSHSSSEQGYICDSESEGDKGSGAESDFFHTATKGSVESRLGESTTSIRPSLDIAEAPKPLVKTERPHHSPYSNGPEVLGHYPVNYQPPSVGGVNTALPPTATTAGDHKPIYLPSQHTHPPHTPAPHTPTPHTPAPHPPPQHASTAHTHTPHTPSAHSHTPHTPAPHTPTPHTPHTPAPHTPHTPVPHTPPPPHTLTPHTPTSHTHTPHTPTTHAPSPHTPTPHTPVPHTPVPHTPVPHTPVPHTPVPHTPVPHTTASSIPTTHSLASHTPSHTPTSLPPHTVNTSHTTVATTTPTITPTTTPTPHLPHPSTPAHHPPQVAPATPASAQVSRQPSVHVPHSSPHYLSHPVASSTTTTTTTTTTTTTSATTTTSTSVSHNHIVGSAGRVSNGPVAGGGGGGQGMGPGVGKYSVRALVSPTPQHNHTLYNNVNIKSSPVASPRSHVRSPHPSPIGATPTAVKPPTPGAPSGPVPAPPPGSGPGPLGTLPYGVKTEPGETPRPNPVKTYSNTPHSVPTTASVKVEPGYPRSTPPSATKVTTPHLQPVIPPSARHSPRAHEPHISPFSSANTAVSSAQTIPSLPRPWPSPVSSLPSTSTARLSLNRPPLPLPSFSLAPPPVSAPLPPTGMFAPPLPPSQQLTSSPLLPPSHITSDPLGQADLLRRELDSRFLAQQERSLGLGPGLGSLTAPPAFLRTEMHHHQHQHTHVHQHLLQHMGPPPPLPPPGTSGLFSHSATPSLFKEVNKVGLESSLYQPGGSLGSSYPPGLTPIVHPPTSTFAPPSHLSSVPPKIGEPSQRKPVKTGRWNAMHVRIAWEIYYHQQKQTPEKPGAKLGGPDLLRPPPGPGVGSTAGAPIFPTLPRPPDLGPSILAGPGPSHRFESPLLGHHLTPSVPGLGGMRYPGGAPPGPSAPPPSGFHHVGVTPTSIPGPPPGSMFSRESLPPGLTVPQPTPHDAWRHRLYTHRIRAPTPYGPTPGPWPVKPDAAMYERERREEERQNREREERERREREERERREREERERREREERERREREERERERERERRAEHEKDRAVRTLETSHDRSVPRRDGSRSPLRPDPKDRPSSHPSAPGSSQPPLGVMPSSSMKGDGRPDSRPGSRPGSRTLDPRVKLESKDEVMIVGGKEAPPRQLSHGVPPPSVLPPPVSVGLLPPHSIAMSMATTSANSALDRVRLLGPSGYGSGGPHLGPWADPFRDPYRSAQEISVARVHDLGLLRDPLRERMNFAAAAREEQMLHSNPLSSLILSERYREQQQQQQQQQAAVARDLFERSHLAAGVPPGSMYPPTSALLPPHPSVSHMAPSLLKGGSPLGPGPPGGPHGLHPPGLGSLHGPGHPGAPPGHPQPPPLAPGLPPPLIPSMRGSSPAHPRPPDKKDDPR, from the exons gGGTCCGGCGCAGAATCCGACTTTTTCCACACAGCCACCAAAG GATCGGTGGAGAGCCGCCTTGGCGAGAGCACGACCTCGATCCGGCCGAGCCTTGACATCGCCGAGGCCCCGAAGCCTCTCGTGAAGACCGAGCGGCCTCACCACTCGCCCTACAG CAATGGACCTGAAGTGCTAGGTCACTACCCGGTGAACTATCAGCCGCCGAGTGTTGGTGGTGTTAACACAGCCCTGCCTCCTACTGCAACTACAGCTGGGGACCACAAACCCATCTACCTACCTTCGCAGCACACTCATCCACCTCATACGCCAGCCCCACACACTCCCACGCCTCATACGCCTGCACCTCACCCACCCCCACAGCACGCGTCcacggcccacacacacaccccacatacaccctcggcacactcacacacgccccATACCCCTGCACCTCACAcgcccacgccacacacacctcacacgcctgcgccacacacgccacacacgccaGTGCCACACACGCCACCTCCACCCCACACCCTCACGCCTCATACACCAACGTCACATACTCACACTCCtcacacgcccaccacacacgCTCCCTcgccacacacacctacaccacacaccccagtACCACACACGCCAGTACCACACACACCAGTGCCACACACGCCAGTGCCACACACGCCAGTGCCACACACGCCAGTGCCACACACGACTGCTTCTAGCATACCCACGACACACTCCCTTGCATCGCACACTCCTTCCCACACTCCTACTTCACTCCCACCTCATACAGTGAACACCTCCCACACAACTGTTGCTACCACTACTCCAACTATTACCCCAACAACTACCCCCACACCTCACCTCCCACATCCATCCACACCAGCGCATCATCCACCTCAGGTGGCACCCGCCACACCGGCGTCTGCACAGGTTTCGAGACAGCCTTCAGTTCATGTACCGCATTCATCGCCACACTACCTCTCTCATCCTGTAGCCTCATCtactaccacaaccaccaccactacaacCACAACCACTACATCTGCTACTACCACAACATCAACCAGTGTATCTCATAATCACATAGTAGGCAGCGCTGGTCGTGTTAGCAATGGACCAGTggcagggggaggcgggggaggccAGGGGATGGGCCCAGGGGTAGGCAAGTACAGTGTGCGTGCCTTGGTGTCTCCAACTCCTCAGCACAACCATACTCTCTACAATAACGTTAACATAAAATCAAGCCCAGTAGCGTCACCACGTAGTCACGTTCGATCTCCACATCCATCCCCCATTGGTGCTACTCCTACAGCAGTAAAACCTCCAACCCCTGGTGCACCCAGTGGTCCAGTGCCTGCACCTCCCCCAGGCTCAGGCCCGGGGCCGTTAGGTACTCTTCCCTATGGAGTGAAAACCGAACCAGGCGAAACGCCCCGACCAAACCCAGTAAAGACCTATTCCAACACTCCTCACTCAGTGCCAACCACAGCGTCGGTTAAGGTTGAGCCAGGTTATCCCCGTTCTACACCACCCAGTGCCACAAAGGTAACCACACCACATCTTCAGCCGGTCATCCCCCCATCTGCAAGACACTCGCCAAGAGCACACGAACCACACATCTCACCTTTCAG TTCAGCAAACACCGCAGTGAGTAGTGCTCAGACGATCCCTTCACTACCACGGCCCTGGCCAAG CCCAGTATCAAGCTTGCCATCTACCAGTACTGCCAGATTGTCTCTGAATCGGCCTCCGCTGCCCCTGCCGTCGTTCTCCCTGGCACCACCTCCAGTCTCGGCTCCCCTGCCGCCCACGGGCATGTTCGCACCACCGCTTCCTCCATCGCAGCAGCTTacctcctctccacttctccctccctctcacatcACCTCAGACCCTCTAG GCCAAGCAGATCTTCTGCGTAGGGAGTTAGATTCCAGGTTTTTGGCTCAGCAAGAAAGAAGCTTAGGCTTAGGGCCTGGGTTAGGAAGCCTGACTGCTCCCCCAGCCTTCCTGCGCACTGAAAtgcaccatcaccaacaccagcaTACACATGTCCATCAACACCTGCTGCAGCACATGGggccccctcctccactccctcctcctggTACATCAGGGCTCTTCTCACATTCAGCAACACCCTCCTTG TTTAAGGAGGTGAACAAAGTTGGACTGGAAAGTAGTCTGTACCAGCCTGGTGGCAGCCTAGGGAGTAGCTACCCTCCAGGGCTAACCCCAATTGTTCATCCCCCTACCTCAACCTTTGCGCCGCCTTCTCATCTGTCGTCTGTTCCTCCCAAG ATAGGAGAACCAAGCCAACGGAAACCAGTG AAGACGGGTCGCTGGAATGCAATGCACGTGCGCATTGCCTGGGAGATCTACTATCATCAGCAGAAGCAGACTCCAGAGAAACCTGGTGCTAAGCTTGGAGGCCCCGACCTGCTGCGTCCTCCACCGGGCCCAGGCGTGGGCAGTACAGCTGGAGCGCCCATTTTCCCAACTTTACCAAGACCCCCAGATTTAGGGCCGTCTATATTAGCTGGACCAGGTCCGTCGCACCGGTTTGAGTCCCCTCTCCTCGGTCATCACCTGACGCCCTCTGTGCCTGGACTTGGAGGAATGAGATATCCCGGAGGGGCACCTCCAGGGCCATCTGCACCACCTCCTTCAGGATTCCACCACGTAGGAGTAACGCCCACATCCATACCAGGACCTCCCCCTGGGTCAATGTTTTCCAGGGAGTCCCTACCGCCAGGGTTAACTGTGCCACAGCCAACTCCTCATGATGCTTGGAG GCATCGTCTTTATACACACAGGATAAGGGCACCCACACCATACGGGCCAACGCCTGGTCCTTGGCCTGTGAAGCCTGATGCTGCCATGtacgagagagagcggagagaagaggagagacaaaatcgagaaagagaagaacgagaaagaagagagcgggaggaacgggagagaagagaacgggaagagcgagaaagaagagaaagagaagagagagagagacgggagagggaagagcgagagcgggagcgagagcgagagagacgggcTGAGCATGAAAAGGATCGGGCAGTTCGTACCTTGGAAACTAGTCATGATCGTAGTGTACCGCGCCGCGACGGGTCACGGTCGCCACTCCGCCCCGATCCCAAGGACCGGCCGTCGTCGCACCCCTCCGCACCAGGCTCCAGCCAGCCCCCCTTGGGCGTGATGCCCTCCTCCAGCATGAAGGGCGACGGCCGGCCCGACTCGCGCCCGGGCTCGAGGCCAGGCTCCAGAACTTTAGACCCTCGTGTGAAGTTAGAATCAAAGGATGAGGTGATGATAGTTGGTGGAAAGGAGGCGCCTCCCCGCCAGTTATCACATGGAGTACCGCCGCCCTCAGTGTTACCGCCCCCTGTATCTGTGGGCTTGTTGCCTCCGCACTCCATTGCCATGAGCATGGCCACGACCTCGGCCAATTCTGCCCTGGATCGAGTGAGACTCTTGGGTCCGTCAGGGTATGGCAGTGGAGGGCCGCATCTGGGTCCCTGGGCAGATCCATTCCGAGATCCGTATCGCTCGGCCCAAGAAATCTCTGTGGCCAGAGTGCACGACCTGGGATTACTAAGGGATCcgctgagagagagaatgaacttcGCTGCTGCTGCTCGAGAGGAGCAGATGTTGCACTCCAACCCCTTGTCATCATTAATTCTCAGTGAGCGGTACAgagagcaacagcagcagcagcagcaacagcaggcaGCAGTGGCGCGAGACCTGTTTGAACGCAGCCATTTAGCGGCCGGCGTCCCCCCAGGGAGCATGTATCCGCCAACGTCAGCACTACTTCCTCCACATCCCTCAGTTTCTCACATGGCGCCGTCACTGCTAAAAGGTGGCTCACCTCTGGGTCCCGGCCCGCCCGGAGGACCCCACGGCTTACATCCACCTGGTTTAGGATCTCTCCACGGGCCCGGACACCCAGGAGCTCCCCCAGGCCACCCGCAGCCTCCCCCGCTGGCACCTGGTTTACCTCCACCTCTCATCCCTTCTATGCGTGGGTCGTCTCCGGCGCACCCACGGCCCCCGGATAAAAAAGATGACCCACGCTGA